From a single Gracilimonas sp. genomic region:
- a CDS encoding ATP-binding protein, producing the protein MKLLQTLTLQSTYEEVEKVEHMLSALQEELGFNDEFYARLMLTVSEAATNGIVHGNKLDESKTVTIKAYTDNGKLIFDSKDQGNGFDPESIPNPLAEENLLKPSGRGVFLMEEYADEVSYSENGTRLKLVFTLPG; encoded by the coding sequence ATGAAATTATTACAGACACTTACACTACAATCTACCTACGAAGAAGTTGAGAAAGTCGAGCACATGCTTTCGGCGCTTCAGGAAGAACTCGGCTTTAACGATGAATTTTATGCCCGGCTAATGCTTACCGTTTCGGAGGCTGCCACCAATGGCATTGTTCATGGAAATAAGCTGGATGAATCCAAGACTGTGACCATTAAAGCCTACACTGATAATGGTAAGCTTATCTTTGATTCTAAAGATCAGGGAAATGGTTTTGATCCTGAATCTATTCCGAATCCCCTTGCTGAAGAAAATCTGCTAAAACCAAGTGGGCGCGGAGTTTTTCTGATGGAAGAATATGCCGATGAGGTTTCTTATTCTGAGAATGGAACCCGGTTAAAACTGGTCTTTACTTTACCTGGCTGA
- the mnmA gene encoding tRNA 2-thiouridine(34) synthase MnmA, whose protein sequence is MSKKGRVLVAMSGGVDSSVAAVMLQEQGYEVIGITMKTWDYHRSGGNSDKETGCCTVESMNDARHIAVNHGFKHFIVDIREEFGDWVIDRFVDDYLGGRTPNPCVLCNTHIKWAALLKRADNLGCDFIATGHYAKVREENGRYVISRGHDPKKDQSYALWGVAQKHLARTIFPLGNYPKTEIRQIAEDHGLLNVANKPDSYEICFVPDDDYRRFLRDRVDGLEERVSGGKFVDKDGNIVGEHEGYPFYTIGQRRGLDLAMGKPVYVTHINPATNTITIGEKEDLVSSTLIAGEMNLIKYDRIPEKEMEITGAIRYNDDGAIGQLTQISDDEMKVHFPAGREAITPGQAIVCYEGDDVVAGGWIKKVSVGMDDLIPA, encoded by the coding sequence ATGAGTAAGAAAGGCAGAGTATTAGTAGCCATGAGTGGCGGTGTCGATTCATCCGTAGCTGCAGTTATGCTGCAGGAACAGGGTTATGAAGTGATTGGCATTACCATGAAAACCTGGGATTATCACCGAAGTGGTGGGAATTCAGACAAAGAGACTGGTTGCTGTACGGTAGAGTCTATGAATGACGCACGTCACATAGCCGTGAATCATGGTTTTAAACATTTTATCGTTGATATCCGAGAAGAATTTGGAGATTGGGTAATCGATCGCTTTGTAGATGATTATCTGGGCGGAAGAACGCCTAATCCATGTGTACTTTGCAATACTCATATCAAGTGGGCGGCACTGCTCAAAAGAGCAGACAACCTGGGATGTGATTTCATTGCAACCGGCCATTACGCTAAAGTCCGTGAAGAAAATGGACGTTATGTGATTTCAAGAGGACATGATCCTAAAAAAGATCAGTCATACGCACTGTGGGGAGTAGCTCAAAAACATTTGGCCCGGACGATCTTTCCGTTGGGAAATTATCCAAAAACTGAAATCCGGCAAATTGCCGAAGATCATGGATTACTCAACGTAGCCAACAAACCCGATTCCTATGAAATCTGCTTTGTACCTGATGACGATTACCGGCGATTCCTCAGAGATCGTGTAGATGGTCTTGAAGAGCGGGTTTCCGGTGGTAAGTTTGTAGATAAGGACGGAAACATTGTTGGAGAACATGAAGGCTATCCATTCTATACCATCGGTCAGCGCCGTGGATTGGACCTTGCCATGGGCAAACCTGTGTATGTGACTCACATTAACCCGGCTACCAATACCATCACTATTGGTGAAAAAGAGGATTTAGTTAGTTCTACTTTAATTGCCGGTGAAATGAATCTGATCAAGTATGACAGAATCCCTGAAAAGGAAATGGAGATCACCGGAGCAATCCGTTATAATGATGATGGAGCCATCGGTCAGCTTACTCAAATCAGTGATGATGAAATGAAAGTTCACTTTCCGGCAGGCAGGGAAGCCATCACTCCGGGACAGGCTATTGTTTGTTATGAAGGAGATGATGTGGTAGCTGGCGGCTGGATTAAGAAAGTGAGTGTGGGCATGGATGATTTAATCCCTGCCTGA
- a CDS encoding Glu/Leu/Phe/Val dehydrogenase, whose product MSTKDSITSGYYKEPVPHIAHDSPFASMMERFRFAAEILDLDDGVFKYLSSPEKVVVVSIPVTMDDGRIEVFEGYRVIHNSILGPSKGGIRYSEDVTIDEVKALAAWMTWKCACVNVPFGGAKGGVRVNPKNLSQSELERLTRRYTANMLDVFGPDRDIPAPDMNTNEQVMAWIMDTYSMKQKKTENAVVTGKPIILGGSKGRKEATGRGVVTCTLAALGKLRISPSNTTVVVQGFGNVGSVSAQLMYEQGAEVIAISDISGGYYNKNGIDIEEAIRYSQTHGNSLEGFEGAEPISNQQLLELECDVLIPAAKEDQINKDNAPKINAKIIAEGANGPVTANADKILEEKGIMVIPDILANAGGVTVSYFEWVQDRHGYFWTEERVNRRLNRMMRESFDNLFMVSEKYSITLRQAAYVYAIDRVATTLKLRGIYA is encoded by the coding sequence ATGTCCACAAAAGACTCTATTACCAGCGGCTACTATAAAGAACCTGTTCCTCACATTGCTCACGACTCTCCCTTTGCTTCCATGATGGAGCGCTTTCGGTTTGCAGCTGAAATTCTCGATTTAGACGACGGCGTTTTTAAATATTTATCCAGTCCCGAAAAGGTGGTGGTGGTTTCCATTCCGGTAACCATGGACGATGGACGTATTGAAGTATTTGAAGGTTATCGTGTAATTCACAACAGTATTTTAGGGCCTTCCAAAGGTGGAATTCGTTATTCCGAAGATGTCACCATCGACGAGGTAAAAGCTCTCGCAGCCTGGATGACCTGGAAGTGTGCCTGCGTAAATGTTCCCTTTGGTGGAGCAAAAGGTGGCGTTCGGGTAAACCCAAAGAACTTGTCACAGTCTGAACTTGAAAGACTAACCCGGCGGTATACCGCCAATATGCTGGATGTATTTGGCCCGGATCGTGATATCCCGGCTCCTGACATGAACACCAACGAACAGGTGATGGCATGGATCATGGATACCTACAGCATGAAACAGAAGAAAACAGAAAATGCTGTTGTAACCGGAAAGCCTATTATTCTTGGTGGTTCCAAAGGACGTAAGGAAGCCACTGGCCGTGGAGTAGTAACTTGTACGCTTGCGGCTTTAGGCAAACTTCGCATCTCCCCCAGCAATACCACCGTGGTAGTTCAAGGATTTGGAAACGTAGGTTCTGTGTCTGCGCAGCTTATGTACGAGCAAGGTGCTGAAGTAATTGCTATCAGTGATATTAGCGGTGGCTACTACAATAAGAATGGAATTGATATTGAAGAAGCGATCCGGTATTCCCAAACCCACGGCAATTCTTTGGAGGGTTTTGAAGGCGCCGAACCCATTAGCAATCAGCAGTTATTGGAGCTCGAATGCGATGTACTGATTCCCGCAGCTAAAGAAGATCAAATCAATAAAGACAACGCCCCTAAAATAAACGCCAAAATTATAGCTGAAGGTGCCAACGGTCCGGTTACTGCGAATGCCGATAAAATCCTGGAAGAGAAAGGAATTATGGTAATTCCGGATATTCTCGCAAATGCCGGTGGTGTTACCGTTTCCTATTTTGAATGGGTACAGGATCGTCACGGTTATTTCTGGACCGAAGAGCGTGTTAACCGACGCCTGAACAGAATGATGAGAGAATCATTTGACAACTTGTTTATGGTGAGTGAAAAGTATAGTATTACGCTCCGTCAAGCGGCTTATGTGTATGCCATCGACCGGGTGGCAACAACGCTGAAACTGCGTGGTATTTATGCTTAG
- a CDS encoding HNH endonuclease — MKLIFLEKAELLHDDPDKEVRTPRESFQFPSVIRLRSYIRVPYSKIVLSRRNVMRRDDFTCQYCGKKSDLTIDHIIPKSRGGKDTWENLTTACDKCNVHKGNRTPKEARMPLKKKPYRPIPITFFRDSNGGVQEPWKPYLYMT, encoded by the coding sequence ATGAAGCTGATTTTTCTTGAAAAAGCAGAGTTGCTTCACGATGATCCGGATAAAGAAGTGCGTACTCCAAGGGAATCATTTCAGTTTCCTTCTGTAATACGGCTCAGGAGCTACATCCGGGTTCCTTACAGTAAAATTGTACTGTCCCGCAGAAATGTAATGCGGCGTGATGACTTCACCTGCCAGTATTGTGGCAAGAAGTCCGATTTAACCATTGACCATATTATCCCCAAAAGCCGGGGCGGAAAAGATACCTGGGAAAACCTGACCACAGCCTGTGACAAGTGTAATGTGCACAAAGGAAACCGAACGCCTAAGGAAGCCCGAATGCCGCTTAAGAAAAAACCTTACCGTCCGATTCCAATTACTTTCTTCCGCGATTCAAACGGAGGCGTGCAAGAGCCCTGGAAACCCTATCTCTACATGACTTAA